In the Solibacillus sp. FSL K6-1523 genome, one interval contains:
- a CDS encoding HAMP domain-containing sensor histidine kinase, protein MRNISHALITKVVVFLFAVVCITGIAKTIINMETNEVHLDSINHKNYFESGAFADESYGIISPLAQLIGKYKSEEYILSGKVLTEEEIIEIEENLYNDFRYSNKYDHSLGERDNKRIYRETADDNINRKKDEVMSAQVREFYRLLSTLKANKGIIYYASNGEQVFSNSGFDKQKDFEEYNTYMLFEDYQHKIVPNEAKESRYFDYFTEGVNRLNPQTDVIYLAYKEPYLQEKIQEWEKEKVLAKKLLTEFIVFLAGFIVSIVYLIIVIGRKSFKDKEIHLNVIDKLYNDLNIAIIASLIFMSIALMIELLRGLYILLTVPIFAIALLLILSLVKHIKNRTIFSHTLIYQILKKVFLAVKQVFDNGSIGVKVVLLVIGYPVIVVATFFIFPITMGVAAWLALKKVKSFNRIKEGVEQIKNGDLHHRIEVDGKGEFSRLATNINSITDGLKNSVDSEIKSERLKTELITNVSHDIRTPLTSIITYVDLLKIEKDPEKIIEYIDVLDQKSTRLKHLTDDLFEAAKASSGSIPVQLEQIDILSLLTQGIGEMDEKIEASALDFKLTHPTEKVYVKADGKLLWRSVENLFSNIFKYAQPASRVYIDVEDLGNEIRVTFKNISAYELNISADELMERFKRGDESRTSQGSGLGLSIAESLINIQQGKFSVQVDGDLFKVMINLPKFLIE, encoded by the coding sequence TTGAGAAATATTAGTCATGCACTTATTACGAAAGTGGTAGTATTTTTATTTGCCGTTGTTTGTATAACAGGTATAGCGAAGACGATAATAAATATGGAAACAAATGAGGTGCATCTTGATAGTATCAATCACAAAAATTATTTTGAAAGTGGAGCATTCGCGGATGAAAGTTACGGCATTATTTCCCCTTTAGCGCAATTAATCGGGAAATATAAAAGTGAAGAGTATATTTTAAGCGGTAAGGTACTAACGGAAGAAGAGATTATAGAAATTGAAGAAAATTTGTATAATGATTTCCGTTATTCAAACAAATATGATCATAGTTTGGGTGAAAGGGATAATAAGCGCATCTATCGAGAAACAGCTGATGATAACATCAATCGTAAAAAAGATGAAGTTATGAGCGCTCAAGTAAGGGAATTTTACCGGTTACTCAGCACATTAAAAGCAAATAAAGGAATCATCTATTATGCAAGTAACGGTGAGCAAGTATTTTCTAATAGCGGATTCGATAAGCAAAAGGATTTTGAAGAGTATAACACGTATATGCTATTTGAGGATTATCAACATAAGATTGTCCCAAATGAAGCGAAAGAAAGCCGGTACTTCGATTACTTTACTGAAGGAGTTAACAGGCTGAATCCACAAACGGATGTCATTTATTTGGCGTACAAAGAACCTTACTTACAAGAGAAAATACAGGAGTGGGAAAAGGAAAAAGTGCTTGCTAAAAAATTGCTTACTGAATTCATTGTATTTTTAGCAGGATTTATTGTATCGATTGTTTATTTAATCATTGTGATTGGCAGAAAGTCATTTAAAGATAAAGAAATCCATTTGAATGTGATTGATAAATTATATAATGACCTCAATATTGCCATTATTGCTAGTTTAATCTTTATGTCGATTGCATTGATGATTGAATTACTCCGGGGTCTTTACATCCTACTTACAGTTCCTATTTTCGCCATTGCATTACTGTTGATTTTATCGCTCGTTAAGCATATTAAGAATCGAACAATATTTTCGCACACACTTATCTATCAAATTTTGAAAAAGGTCTTTCTTGCTGTAAAACAGGTCTTTGATAATGGCAGTATTGGTGTGAAAGTCGTGTTACTTGTTATCGGCTATCCAGTAATTGTTGTAGCAACATTTTTCATATTCCCAATTACGATGGGGGTTGCAGCTTGGCTTGCGCTAAAAAAGGTGAAGTCGTTTAATCGCATTAAAGAGGGCGTAGAGCAAATTAAAAATGGCGACCTCCATCATCGAATTGAAGTAGATGGCAAAGGTGAATTTAGTCGACTAGCAACGAATATTAACAGCATTACCGATGGGTTAAAAAATTCGGTGGATAGTGAAATTAAGAGTGAGCGGTTAAAAACAGAGCTCATTACGAATGTTTCGCATGATATTCGAACGCCATTAACATCCATTATTACGTATGTTGATTTATTAAAAATTGAAAAGGATCCTGAAAAAATTATTGAGTATATAGACGTGTTAGATCAAAAGTCGACAAGGCTGAAGCATTTAACAGATGATTTATTTGAAGCGGCTAAAGCGTCAAGCGGGAGCATACCTGTTCAATTAGAACAAATTGATATTTTATCGTTGTTAACGCAAGGCATAGGAGAAATGGATGAAAAAATTGAAGCATCGGCATTAGACTTTAAGTTAACTCACCCAACAGAAAAGGTGTATGTGAAGGCGGATGGCAAACTTTTATGGCGCTCCGTTGAAAATTTATTCTCGAATATTTTTAAATACGCACAGCCTGCATCAAGAGTATATATTGATGTAGAAGATTTAGGAAATGAAATACGCGTAACCTTTAAAAACATCTCAGCATATGAATTAAATATTTCAGCGGATGAACTAATGGAACGTTTCAAACGCGGAGATGAATCAAGAACAAGCCAAGGTAGCGGATTAGGGTTGTCGATTGCTGAAAGTCTGATCAACATCCAGCAAGGAAAGTTCAGCGTTCAAGTTGATGGTGATTTATTTAAAGTGATGATTAATTTACCGAAATTTCTAATTGAATAA